In Bacteroidia bacterium, the sequence ATGAAGTTATTGAAATAGGCTAGATGCTCATCCAACTTTTCTAACATATTGGTTCGGCGAGCGGTAATATTAAAATGAGTCTTAAAATAGACTTGCACCTCATTATACACCTTATTAGTTTCCAAAACCTCTACCAAACGACTATGCAACCTCAAACTTTCACCAAAGTTGTAATGTAAATAATTCTGTTGAGATAGAAAGGCTAAAACAGCAGTTTGAGTCCTGAAATCCTCTATCTTTTCTGCAATATCAAGTAGATTTTCAGCCAAAATATTTGCCTTTTCTAAGCGACCTGTATTAACCAAAACCTCCATTAACTCAATATTATGAGACAAAAACGAAGGATAATTTTTAGCTACCCAACCAGCCATTCGGAAGGTATAGGAAGCTAACTGATTAAAATTCAACTTACTACGACTATCATCCTTTCCATAAACCAACCTACACAGCATATCTCCACCTTGAAACGAATCCGGATCTCTGTCGATAGATTTCACCAACTTCAAAGGCAATAGCGCATTAGTCTCCTGTAAAAAACCCTTAAACTCTGCTAAATGAAAATCACTTAGCAATTTCACAAATTTTTCTATGGTTAATGGTTGAATCTTCTCATTTTTAATTTTCCTAGGCATGGGGGTTGATTTTGAAAATAAGATAACAAAGATCGAAAATTACTCGAACTAAACAAGCAATTTGAATAAAAAATAATATTAATAACCCTGGATTACCAAAACTCATCTGATATAATTCAGTATCCGTAAAAAAAACACTCAAAAAATAAATAAAAATACAACCATAATTCTGATTAACAAGCATTTAATCAATTCATAGAAATTTTTAATTAATAAAAAAACTCACACAACCAAGAACAAAATTAGTCTTTGAAGCCCAAATAAAGATTCATTACTAGACAAAACTATCCTGTCAAACCCCAAAATATTTCTTGATCCTGACAAAATTGGAAGTATAAACAGATTTAAAAATCGACTTTTTTTTCAAAGAAAAATTATAAACATCGGATTTCCTGCATCATTTTAATTCGATAGCCACTCAGAATTAAACTTCAAAGAATATCTATTTTATTTTGGACCCATCTAATGGATACCTAACTTAATAATCCATAAATTCTTCGAGTAAATCACTCCTAAATAGATTTGTAGCTAACAGAGCTTTAAGAAGATGATTGGAGCTTTCCCCAAAATCTGCAATAGAATTCTATTCAGGCTTGCGATTAGTTCAAATACAAGGATTTCAGAACGATTTTTACTTCAAAGTAGTTCACTTTTATTTCACCCAAAAATCAACCTGAAACCCCTGTCCTTATTATATTTGAAAGCCACATAACACTTCTATTGCAGATTTTATGTGTCATCTTTTCAAGCCAAAGGTTGCGATTGCATAAAATCCATTATTTTACAACCTTAGCCAATACAGGCAAATGCTTCTGCCTAAATCCATTTCAAACTTTAAGAAGGAAAGTTTTAGCAAAATCCCAACTTAGAATTCCCACACTAACTGCAATGTTTAGCGAATGTTTGGTCCCCAATTGCGGAATTTCAATAACTGTATCTGAAGCATCTACAACGAGTTGATCAACACCCTCGACTTCATTTCCAAAAACCAAGGCATAGGATTTATTAGGATCCCATTCAACTGTTTCAAGAGACCTACTTTTTTCGGCTTGCTCTACAGAACAAACAATAAAACCTTGTTCCCTGAGACTTTGGACAGCCTCCATGGTAGAACTTGTATAGAACCATTCAACGGTTTCGGTGGCCCCCAAGGCTGTTTTCTGTATTTCACGATGAGGCGGGGTAGCCGTAAAGCCGCAAAGGTATATGGCCTGAAAGCGAAACGCATCAGCAGTGCGAAAAACAGAACCAATATTATTTAAACTACGAACATTGTCTAATACCAACACCATTGGAAGCTTTGGTGCGATTTTAAACTCCTCGGCCTTTAAGCGCCCCAGCTCGGCATTCTCCAACTTCCTCATGTTTTAACCTTTTAGAGATTTACCTATCAACAAACCAGACAAAATAAGCAATAATACCCCGGAAAATAAACGAATCCACTTATAACTTTTAGGATTGACTAGCTGCCTGGCTCGTTTTGCATAGTATGCTTTAACCATGTCTAGAATGGTTGCAGTTCCTATACAACTTGTAAAATAAATAAAAATAGATTGTGGTTGAGAATTATAGGATTTCATGGCAAGCCCAACGGTAGTAAACCAAAACACGATGACCGAAGGATTAGAGGAATTAAGCAAAAAAGACTTAATCGCTAAGCCAACAGCATTTTTGGCATTGAGCGGTTCAGGTTCATTTTCGAGGGGATTTTTTTTAGAAGTTAGTATGGAAACGGCAAATCCCAAAACGAGGATACCACCAACGATACCCATCCAATATTGAAAGGTTGGATCGAGCATAAAATTACCCAAACCATACCAGGCAAGCAGAATATAAGAAACATCGGATGCTAGAATTCCAATTTCTAAAATCATAGCAGCCCTAAAGCCAAACCTCATGCTTGTATTAATAAGCAAAAAAAAGACAGGGCCTATCAAAATACTAATGATTAAACCCAGAAGAATACCATCAACTGCAACCAAAATTTAACTACTTAATTTATTACGCTCGTTCTGCACAAAGTTAATCCAATCTTCAAACAATTCGGGTTTCATGACCCTTGGGAATTTATTTTGACCACCTTCTTTTCCCATTTTCTTCATCCATAGATCAAAAAAATCGCGAGGAACAATGTCAACCTTAATCTCCTTCAATGCGGATTGCCTTTCCACAGCATAATCATCATTCAGTTCTGAAAGAGCATTATCAAGTAAAGCGGCTACTTTTTTAGAATCAATATCAAGGTTGGTTCCAATAAACCAATGGTGCATAAATCCTGTTTCAGCTTTTTTCCCACATACCGTAAATTCATTCATTTGAATTCCGGTTTCTTCAGTAAGTTTTTGAATGGCTCTATTCATATTATCTACACTCAGATGCTCTCCGCAAAGACTCAAAAAATGCTTAGTACGTCCGGTAATTTGAATTTCGCATCTCTCCAAGTCCGTAAAACGGATGGTATCTCCAATCAAATAGCGCCAGGTTCCTGCACAGGTACTCATAACCAAGGCATACTCTTTTCCTAATTCCACCTTATTAATACTCAAGGATTTGGCATCTTCTTTAAATTTACCATCAGAATCAAAATTAGATTCATCGAATGGAATAAATTCAAAATAGATTCCATTGTTCAGGAGCAATTGCATTCCTTTGGCATCCTTTCGATTCTGGAAAGCGATAAACCCTTCCGAAGCCAGGTAGGTTTCCAAAAAAATAATTGGTTTACCCAGCAATTGATTAAAACTTGACCGATAGGGCTCAAAAGATACCCCTCCGTGGACAAACACTTGAAGGTTAGGCCAAACTTCATGAATATGCTTAACCTTGTGGTAGGCAATTACCTTTTCCAAAACAATTTGCAACCAAGCAGGCACTCCAACAATAATTCCAATATCCCAATCTGCACTGCTTCGCATAATTTCATCCAGTTTCACACTCCAATCTTTTTCAGAAGCTATTTCTCTTCCGGGCTTATAAAATGGTTGAAACCAAAAGGGAATATTTCCTGCACTAATTCCACTCAAATCTCCTTCATAGTAGCTGCCTTTGTGATTCAAATCTATGCTCCCGCCAATCATAAGAATATCCTTTTCAAATAAAGATTCAGGCAAATTGTATTCTGCCAGGGAAATGAGTTGTTTTAATCCTACCCTGGTAATGGATTTTATGGTATCCCGAGTAATTGGAATTCGTTTGCTGGCGCTATCGCTGGTTCCTGAACTTAAGGCAAAATACTTTA encodes:
- a CDS encoding RNA methyltransferase, with protein sequence MRKLENAELGRLKAEEFKIAPKLPMVLVLDNVRSLNNIGSVFRTADAFRFQAIYLCGFTATPPHREIQKTALGATETVEWFYTSSTMEAVQSLREQGFIVCSVEQAEKSRSLETVEWDPNKSYALVFGNEVEGVDQLVVDASDTVIEIPQLGTKHSLNIAVSVGILSWDFAKTFLLKV
- a CDS encoding GH3 auxin-responsive promoter family protein, whose amino-acid sequence is MAIIGRTLKRAITFGSRVGKIGIPRDPFILQQRTLVKLLTKAKQTSFGKAFGFRSILNSTDPISQFRSSVPLFDYNKIQEQWWHRSLKGERDVTWPGQIKYFALSSGTSDSASKRIPITRDTIKSITRVGLKQLISLAEYNLPESLFEKDILMIGGSIDLNHKGSYYEGDLSGISAGNIPFWFQPFYKPGREIASEKDWSVKLDEIMRSSADWDIGIIVGVPAWLQIVLEKVIAYHKVKHIHEVWPNLQVFVHGGVSFEPYRSSFNQLLGKPIIFLETYLASEGFIAFQNRKDAKGMQLLLNNGIYFEFIPFDESNFDSDGKFKEDAKSLSINKVELGKEYALVMSTCAGTWRYLIGDTIRFTDLERCEIQITGRTKHFLSLCGEHLSVDNMNRAIQKLTEETGIQMNEFTVCGKKAETGFMHHWFIGTNLDIDSKKVAALLDNALSELNDDYAVERQSALKEIKVDIVPRDFFDLWMKKMGKEGGQNKFPRVMKPELFEDWINFVQNERNKLSS
- a CDS encoding LysE family transporter; translation: MLINTSMRFGFRAAMILEIGILASDVSYILLAWYGLGNFMLDPTFQYWMGIVGGILVLGFAVSILTSKKNPLENEPEPLNAKNAVGLAIKSFLLNSSNPSVIVFWFTTVGLAMKSYNSQPQSIFIYFTSCIGTATILDMVKAYYAKRARQLVNPKSYKWIRLFSGVLLLILSGLLIGKSLKG